In Micromonospora purpureochromogenes, a single window of DNA contains:
- a CDS encoding zinc finger domain-containing protein, giving the protein MPEGDTVWNTARVLHRALAGAALTGSDFRVPQLATTDLTGWTVRESASRGKHLLLRLVAPEGRSDVRHWTLHSHLRMDGAWRAYAPGERWGARPAHLIRVVLRAPSAVAVGYHLHELALLPTAEEESLVGHLGPDLLGPDWDAAEAVRRLAAQPEATIGEALLDQRNLAGVGNLYKCEVLFLRGVSPWTPVKAVPDLAGTVALAQRLLAANRGRWTQSTTGSLHRGGTSYVYGRRAQPCRRCGTAIRKEELGERVTYWCPRCQPAPDPTQP; this is encoded by the coding sequence GTGCCCGAAGGCGACACCGTCTGGAACACCGCCCGCGTCCTGCACCGGGCGCTGGCCGGCGCTGCCCTGACCGGCAGCGACTTCCGGGTGCCGCAACTGGCCACCACCGACCTCACCGGATGGACGGTGCGCGAGTCCGCCAGCCGGGGCAAGCACCTGCTGCTGCGCCTGGTCGCGCCCGAGGGGCGGTCGGACGTCCGACACTGGACGCTGCACTCGCACCTGCGGATGGACGGCGCCTGGCGGGCGTACGCGCCGGGGGAACGCTGGGGGGCACGGCCCGCGCACCTGATCCGGGTGGTGCTGCGCGCCCCGAGCGCGGTGGCCGTCGGCTACCACCTGCACGAGCTGGCCCTGCTGCCGACGGCCGAGGAGGAGTCCCTGGTGGGGCACCTCGGCCCCGACCTGCTCGGCCCGGACTGGGACGCGGCCGAGGCGGTCCGCCGGCTCGCCGCCCAGCCGGAGGCCACCATCGGCGAGGCGCTGCTCGACCAGCGCAACCTCGCCGGGGTCGGCAACCTCTACAAGTGCGAGGTGCTCTTCCTGCGCGGCGTCTCGCCGTGGACCCCGGTCAAGGCGGTGCCCGACCTGGCCGGCACGGTGGCGCTGGCCCAGCGGCTGCTCGCGGCCAACCGGGGCCGCTGGACGCAGAGCACCACCGGCTCGCTGCACCGGGGCGGGACCAGCTACGTCTACGGCCGGCGCGCGCAGCCCTGCCGGCGCTGCGGCACCGCGATCCGCAAGGAGGAGCTGGGCGAACGGGTCACCTACTGGTGCCCGAGGTGCCAGCCGGCACCTGACCCGACACAGCCCTGA
- a CDS encoding SAM hydrolase/SAM-dependent halogenase family protein, with amino-acid sequence MAPTAWISLTTDYGLADGFVAACHGVIARIAPAVRVVDVTHLVPAADVRRGSAVLAQTVPSLPYAVHVAVVDPGVGTARRGIALVTPGGLLVGPDNGLLLAAAEALGGLTAAVELTNPEWLAPEVSRTFHGRDVFAPVAARLALGAPPADAGPPVDPATLVRLPEPVLRRDADGFTAEVLTVDHFGNVQLAAGADLLATVPPTARVAGRAAVRGRTFADAPAGALVLFVDSAGLLAVAVNGGRAADLLGVAPGDVVTVCGQR; translated from the coding sequence ATGGCCCCGACCGCCTGGATCTCGCTGACCACCGACTACGGCCTCGCCGACGGGTTCGTGGCCGCCTGCCACGGGGTGATCGCCCGGATCGCCCCGGCGGTGCGGGTCGTCGACGTGACCCACCTGGTGCCGGCGGCCGACGTACGGCGCGGGTCGGCGGTGCTGGCGCAGACGGTGCCGTCCCTGCCGTACGCGGTGCACGTCGCCGTGGTCGATCCGGGTGTCGGCACGGCCCGGCGCGGGATCGCGCTGGTCACCCCGGGCGGGCTGCTGGTCGGGCCGGACAACGGCCTGCTGCTGGCCGCCGCCGAGGCCCTGGGCGGGCTCACCGCGGCCGTCGAGCTGACCAATCCGGAGTGGCTGGCCCCGGAGGTGTCCCGCACCTTCCACGGTCGGGACGTCTTCGCCCCGGTCGCGGCCCGGCTCGCCCTCGGCGCCCCGCCCGCCGACGCGGGGCCGCCGGTGGACCCGGCCACCCTGGTCCGCCTGCCCGAACCGGTGCTGCGGCGGGACGCCGACGGGTTCACCGCCGAGGTGTTGACCGTCGACCACTTCGGCAACGTCCAGCTCGCCGCCGGGGCCGACCTGCTGGCCACGGTACCCCCCACCGCGCGGGTGGCCGGGCGGGCCGCGGTACGCGGGCGGACGTTCGCCGACGCGCCGGCCGGGGCGCTGGTGCTCTTCGTGGACTCCGCCGGCCTGCTGGCGGTGGCGGTGAACGGCGGCCGGGCGGCGGACCTGCTCGGGGTGGCGCCGGGCGACGTGGTCACGGTGTGCGGGCAGCGCTGA
- a CDS encoding ATP-dependent helicase — MAGFGAATREWFTAAFAAPTPAQTGAWRSVAAGRNALVVAPTGSGKTLAAFLWSLDRLAKEPPPTEARQRCRVLYVSPLKALAVDVERNLRAPLAGIRQAAARLGVAPPEITVGMRTGDTPADERRAFARTPPDILITTPESLFLLLTSAARDSLRGVETVIVDEVHAVAGTKRGAHLALSLERLDELLATPAQRIGLSATVRPIDACARFLGGARPVDVVQPASAKTIEVSVQVPVEDMTRLDEQEPPEDNLGGPGPRRASIWPAVEERVFALIRAHRSTIVFTNSRRSAERLCARLNELAADELAAASAPDGTPEAGSEAWAGPVGPLRANRPPAEVMAQSGAAVGAPPVIARAHHGSVSREERKHIEEALKSGQLPAVVATSSLELGIDMGAVDLVVQIEAPPSVAAGLQRVGRAGHQVGAVSRGVVFPKHRGDLLSCTVVAERMAEGAIEELHYPRNPLDVLAQQIVAMVALEPWRVGDLAVLVRRAAPFAELPDSALHAVLDMLSGRYPSTAFAELRPRLVWDRAADVLTGRPGAQRLAVTSGGTIPDRGLFGVFLAGAERAARVGELDEEMVYESRVGDVFLLGSSSWRIEEITPDRVLVSPAPGQAARMPFWKGDQLGRPVELGRAIGARVRALLRQSDETAVAALRAGGLDDWAAGNLMAYLREQKAATRSLPDDRTVVVERFRDELGDWRLAVHSVLGARVNGPWALAIGRRLAERYGVDAQVMPSDDGIVVRLPDTAEEPPGADVVVFEPDEIAQLVEESVGTSALFASRFRECAARSLLLPRRDPRRRQPLWQQRQRAAQLLDVAREYADFPVTLEAARECLQDVFDQPALAELMRDLTARKVRLVEVETDRPSPFARSLLFGYVGAFLYEGDAPLAERRAAALALDSALLGELLGRVDLRELLDPAVLAETERQLRWLTEQRRPRDAEDVVELLRVVGDLSEAELAERGAPLPWLTELEAARRVLRVRVAGEERWVVVEDAARLRDALGVALPVGVAEAYLAPVADPLGDLVARYARTHGPFAATTCAARFGLGVFVVEQALRRLAATGRVVSGEFAPDTVGTQWCDAEVLRMLRRRSLAALRREIEPVPPRALAAFLPRWQQVGSSARGVEALAATIEQVQGAAVPASALERLVLPARVADYSPAQLDELCASGEVLWAGSGAISGGDGWITLAYADTAPLLLPPPDEALTLTPLHEAALDALGEGQALFFRSLSDRVGATDDAALTAVIWDLVWAGHLTNDTLAPLRAVLGGGGAHRSRPSAPRTRYRRPGRVALPTRGGPPTVAGRWSRLPERDTDPTRRSAALADLLLERHGVVTRGAVMAEQVVGGFAAVYPVLSALEERGAARRGYFVEGLGAAQFAVPGAVDRIRALADPVDGARGRGGPAVVLAATDPANPYGAALPWPERVVDSGDGAAPATGHRAGRKAGALVVLVDGDLVLYVERGGRTILSFTDDAEALAAAGKALADAVHSGALGAMSVERADGEAVRSSPLRDALTAAGFRATPRGLRLRG; from the coding sequence ATGGCCGGCTTCGGCGCGGCGACCCGGGAGTGGTTCACGGCCGCCTTCGCCGCGCCCACCCCGGCGCAGACCGGCGCCTGGCGGTCGGTGGCCGCCGGGCGCAACGCGCTGGTGGTCGCGCCGACCGGTTCCGGCAAGACGCTCGCCGCCTTCCTCTGGTCGCTGGACCGGCTGGCCAAGGAGCCACCGCCCACCGAGGCGCGGCAGCGCTGCCGGGTGCTCTACGTCAGCCCGCTCAAGGCGCTCGCGGTCGACGTCGAGCGCAACCTGCGCGCCCCGCTCGCCGGCATCCGCCAGGCGGCCGCCCGACTCGGCGTCGCACCCCCGGAGATCACCGTCGGGATGCGCACCGGCGACACTCCCGCCGACGAGCGGCGGGCCTTCGCCCGCACCCCGCCGGACATCCTCATCACCACGCCGGAGTCGCTGTTCCTGCTGCTCACCTCCGCCGCCCGGGATTCGCTGCGCGGCGTCGAGACGGTGATCGTCGACGAGGTGCACGCGGTCGCCGGCACCAAGCGCGGCGCGCACCTGGCGCTCTCCCTGGAACGCCTCGACGAGCTGTTGGCGACCCCCGCCCAGCGGATCGGCCTCTCCGCCACCGTCCGGCCGATCGACGCGTGCGCCCGGTTCCTCGGCGGCGCCCGCCCGGTCGACGTGGTGCAGCCGGCCAGCGCCAAGACCATCGAGGTGAGCGTCCAGGTGCCGGTGGAGGACATGACCCGCCTCGACGAGCAGGAGCCGCCGGAGGACAACCTGGGCGGCCCGGGGCCGCGCCGGGCGTCCATCTGGCCGGCCGTCGAGGAACGGGTCTTCGCGCTGATCCGGGCGCACCGCTCGACCATCGTGTTCACCAACTCCCGGCGCAGCGCCGAACGGCTCTGCGCCCGCCTCAACGAGCTCGCCGCGGACGAACTGGCCGCCGCGAGCGCCCCCGACGGCACGCCAGAGGCGGGGTCCGAGGCGTGGGCCGGGCCGGTCGGGCCGCTGCGGGCCAACCGGCCGCCGGCCGAGGTGATGGCCCAGTCGGGCGCGGCGGTCGGGGCGCCGCCGGTGATCGCCCGCGCCCACCATGGCAGCGTGTCGCGCGAGGAGCGCAAGCACATCGAGGAGGCGCTCAAGTCCGGTCAACTCCCCGCCGTGGTGGCCACCTCCAGCCTGGAGCTCGGCATCGACATGGGCGCGGTCGACCTGGTGGTGCAGATCGAGGCGCCGCCCAGCGTCGCGGCCGGCCTGCAACGGGTCGGCCGGGCCGGGCACCAGGTCGGCGCGGTCTCCCGGGGCGTGGTCTTCCCCAAGCACCGGGGCGACCTGCTCTCCTGCACGGTCGTCGCCGAACGGATGGCCGAGGGTGCCATCGAGGAGCTGCACTACCCGCGCAACCCGCTCGACGTGCTGGCCCAGCAGATCGTCGCGATGGTGGCCCTGGAGCCGTGGCGGGTCGGCGACCTGGCCGTGCTGGTCCGCCGGGCCGCCCCCTTCGCCGAGCTGCCCGACTCCGCGCTGCACGCCGTGCTCGACATGCTCTCCGGGCGCTACCCGTCCACCGCCTTCGCCGAGCTGCGCCCCCGGCTGGTCTGGGACCGCGCCGCCGACGTACTCACCGGCCGGCCCGGGGCCCAGCGGCTGGCTGTGACCAGCGGCGGCACCATCCCCGACCGGGGGCTGTTCGGGGTCTTCCTGGCCGGCGCGGAGCGCGCCGCCCGGGTCGGCGAGCTGGACGAGGAGATGGTCTACGAGTCGCGGGTCGGCGACGTCTTCCTGCTCGGCTCCTCCTCCTGGCGGATCGAGGAGATCACCCCCGACCGGGTGCTGGTCTCCCCCGCGCCCGGCCAGGCCGCCCGGATGCCGTTCTGGAAGGGCGACCAGCTCGGCCGGCCGGTGGAGCTGGGTCGGGCCATCGGCGCCCGGGTCCGGGCCCTGCTGCGGCAGAGCGACGAGACCGCGGTCGCCGCGCTGCGCGCCGGCGGGCTGGACGACTGGGCCGCCGGCAACCTGATGGCGTACCTGCGCGAGCAGAAGGCCGCGACCCGCTCGCTGCCGGACGACCGCACGGTGGTGGTCGAACGGTTCCGCGACGAGCTGGGCGACTGGCGGCTCGCCGTGCACAGCGTGCTCGGCGCCCGGGTCAACGGGCCGTGGGCGCTGGCCATCGGCCGCCGGCTGGCCGAGCGGTACGGGGTGGACGCCCAGGTCATGCCCTCGGACGACGGCATCGTGGTGCGGCTGCCCGACACCGCCGAGGAGCCGCCCGGCGCCGACGTGGTGGTCTTCGAGCCCGACGAGATCGCCCAGCTGGTCGAGGAGTCGGTCGGCACCTCCGCACTCTTCGCGTCCCGGTTCCGCGAGTGCGCCGCCCGGTCGCTGCTGCTGCCCCGCCGCGACCCGCGCCGCCGCCAGCCGCTCTGGCAGCAGCGGCAGCGCGCCGCGCAACTGCTCGACGTCGCCCGCGAGTACGCCGACTTCCCGGTCACCCTGGAGGCCGCCCGGGAATGCCTCCAGGACGTCTTCGACCAGCCGGCCCTGGCGGAGCTGATGCGCGACCTGACCGCCCGCAAGGTGCGGCTGGTCGAGGTGGAGACCGACCGACCGTCGCCGTTCGCCCGCTCACTTCTCTTCGGCTACGTCGGCGCCTTCCTCTACGAGGGGGACGCCCCGCTCGCCGAACGCCGCGCCGCCGCGCTCGCGCTCGACTCGGCCCTGCTCGGCGAACTGCTCGGCCGGGTCGACCTGCGCGAGCTGCTGGACCCGGCGGTGCTCGCCGAGACCGAACGGCAGTTGCGTTGGCTCACCGAGCAGCGCCGGCCCCGCGACGCGGAGGACGTCGTCGAGCTGCTCCGGGTGGTCGGCGACCTCTCCGAGGCGGAGTTGGCCGAGCGGGGCGCACCGCTGCCCTGGCTGACCGAGCTGGAGGCCGCCCGCCGGGTGCTGCGGGTCCGGGTCGCCGGCGAGGAACGCTGGGTGGTCGTCGAGGACGCCGCCCGGCTGCGCGACGCGCTCGGCGTGGCGCTGCCGGTCGGGGTGGCCGAGGCGTACCTGGCGCCGGTGGCCGACCCGCTCGGCGACCTGGTCGCCCGGTACGCCCGCACCCACGGGCCGTTCGCGGCGACGACCTGCGCCGCCCGGTTCGGGCTCGGGGTGTTCGTGGTGGAGCAGGCGCTGCGCCGGCTGGCCGCCACCGGGCGGGTGGTCTCCGGGGAGTTCGCGCCGGACACCGTCGGCACCCAGTGGTGCGACGCCGAGGTGCTGCGGATGCTGCGCCGGCGCAGCCTGGCCGCGCTGCGCCGGGAGATCGAGCCGGTGCCGCCCCGGGCCCTCGCGGCGTTCCTGCCCCGCTGGCAGCAGGTCGGCTCGTCGGCGCGGGGCGTGGAGGCGCTGGCCGCCACCATCGAACAGGTGCAGGGGGCGGCGGTGCCGGCGTCCGCGCTGGAACGGCTGGTGCTGCCCGCCCGGGTCGCCGACTACTCCCCCGCCCAGCTCGACGAGCTCTGCGCCAGCGGCGAGGTGCTCTGGGCCGGCTCCGGGGCGATCTCCGGCGGGGACGGCTGGATCACCCTCGCGTACGCGGACACCGCGCCGCTGCTGCTGCCGCCACCGGACGAGGCGCTGACCCTCACCCCGCTGCACGAGGCGGCCCTCGACGCCCTCGGCGAGGGGCAGGCGCTCTTCTTCCGCTCGCTGTCCGACCGGGTCGGCGCCACCGACGACGCGGCGCTGACCGCAGTGATCTGGGACCTGGTCTGGGCCGGTCACCTCACCAACGACACCCTCGCCCCACTGCGGGCCGTGCTCGGCGGCGGCGGGGCGCACCGGTCCCGGCCGTCCGCGCCGCGCACCCGCTACCGCCGGCCGGGCCGGGTCGCGCTGCCCACCCGGGGCGGCCCGCCGACCGTGGCCGGGCGCTGGTCCCGGCTGCCGGAGCGGGACACCGACCCGACCCGACGCTCCGCCGCGCTGGCCGACCTGCTGCTCGAACGGCACGGGGTGGTGACCCGGGGTGCGGTGATGGCCGAGCAGGTGGTCGGCGGCTTCGCCGCGGTCTACCCGGTGCTCTCCGCCCTGGAGGAGCGCGGCGCCGCCCGGCGTGGCTACTTCGTGGAGGGGCTGGGCGCGGCCCAGTTCGCGGTGCCCGGGGCGGTGGACCGGATCCGGGCCCTGGCCGACCCGGTCGACGGGGCACGGGGCCGGGGCGGGCCGGCCGTGGTGCTCGCCGCCACCGACCCCGCCAACCCGTACGGGGCGGCGCTGCCCTGGCCGGAACGGGTGGTGGACTCCGGGGACGGGGCCGCCCCGGCGACCGGGCACCGGGCCGGGCGCAAGGCCGGCGCGCTGGTGGTGCTGGTGGACGGGGACCTGGTGCTCTACGTGGAGCGGGGCGGCCGGACGATCCTGTCGTTCACCGACGACGCCGAGGCACTGGCTGCGGCCGGCAAGGCGCTCGCCGACGCGGTGCACTCCGGCGCGCTGGGGGCGATGTCGGTGGAGCGGGCCGACGGCGAGGCGGTGCGGTCCTCGCCGCTGCGCGACGCGCTGACCGCCGCCGGCTTCCGCGCCACCCCGCGCGGGCTGCGGCTGCGCGGCTGA
- a CDS encoding CPCC family cysteine-rich protein, translated as MGELWVPVVCPCCAARTGGGTCPICFWTDDGQADADADVVRGGPNGDLSLSHARLNFAVYGASHPRYQDMVRAPRPDERP; from the coding sequence GTGGGTGAGCTCTGGGTACCGGTCGTCTGTCCCTGTTGTGCCGCGCGGACCGGCGGGGGCACCTGTCCGATCTGCTTCTGGACCGACGACGGTCAGGCCGACGCGGACGCCGACGTGGTGCGCGGCGGCCCGAACGGCGACCTCAGCCTCAGCCACGCCCGGCTGAACTTCGCCGTCTACGGCGCCAGTCACCCCCGCTACCAGGACATGGTCCGCGCCCCCCGCCCGGACGAGCGGCCCTGA